A section of the Drosophila subobscura isolate 14011-0131.10 chromosome A, UCBerk_Dsub_1.0, whole genome shotgun sequence genome encodes:
- the LOC117903900 gene encoding uncharacterized protein LOC117903900 produces the protein MWSPQKGPTRLWDLRLSSCIFILHLMFSLVIAGNELWPMDRPDGMPNIVSLEVMCGKDHMDVHLTFSHPFEGIVSSKGQHSDPRCVYVPPSTGKTFFSFRISYSRCGTKPDLNGQFYENTVVVQYDKDLLEVWDEAKRLRCEWFNDYEKTASKPPMVIADLDVIQLDFRGDNVDCWMEIQHGKGPWAPPVSGIVPLGSTLTLVVAINDYRGEFDMRVKSCLASDGSGHVINLSDEFGCVLRPKMISRFLKARAPDERATVITYAFFHAFKFPDALSVHIKCKVEICRHGCLDHCQNSGVAGAGSGEGLALGLGHGVTNANERKDVHMGDPMSSSSTNDLLRDLSLPPAQHGMGMGMGMGMGMGMGMGMGSGVDHDIFYEDIIHDQKQTIGAGQGSVGDYGGTHEKSANLQPRPVHEEQEEVDLSDLFGDDDLADLADMEGSDGERYLGLKKSGKFPHGPRQLEAQKRMGVPMAGPRSLEPRSDAEDVPRPVYRPQAEPLKQSREDHVDLDVDVAEEHKEGASTSTSSTTEAPESPDQSRSRRRRRRSLVISDRKVRSADVGVSGLYDVISEADLAFSPDSKQEAVTVFQGKISEEVVYGICMPVPGFSILFIVVISATIVSALVAGSLLYRYQLQKEALEKQTPMPVPGTLASWMTLRLFRLRHMQQQQQQEQVQVQQVRQQSPVVGHETVQ, from the exons TTTAGTTTAGTCATAGCTGGTAATGAACTGTGGCCCATGGACCGGCCCGATGGCATGCCCAACATTGTCTCGCTGGAGGTGATGTGCGGCAAGGATCACATGGATGTACATCTAACATTCTCGCATCCATTTGAGGGAATCGTAAGCTCCAAAG GACAACATAGCGATCCGCGTTGCGTGTATGTGCCGCCTTCGACGGGCAAGACATTCTTCTCGTTTCGCATCTCGTATTCACGATGCGGCACCAAGCCGGATCTCAACGGGCAGTTCTACGAGAACACG GTAGTCGTGCAGTACGACAAGGATCTGCTCGAGGTGTGGGACGAGGCGAAGCGTCTGCGCTGCGAGTGGTTCAATGACTACGAGAAGACCGCCTCCAAGCCGCCGATGGTGATTGCCGATCTCGATGTGATTCAGCTCGATTTTCGCG GTGACAATGTCGACTGCTGGATGGAGATTCAGCATGGCAAGGGACCCTGGGCGCCGCCTGTAAGCGGCATTGTGCCCCTCGGCTCCACTCTGACCCTCGTTGTGGCCATCAACGACTATCGTG GCGAATTTGATATGCGCGTCAAGTCCTGCTTGGCCTCGGACGGATCGGGACATGTGATCAATCTGTCGGATGAGTTCGGCTGCGTGCTGAGGCCCAAGATGATCTCACGGTTCCTGAAGGCGCGCGCACCCGATGAGAGGGCCACCGTCATCACGTACGCCTTCTTCCACGCCTTCAAGTTCCCCGATGCCCTGAGCGTGCACATCAAGTGCAAGGTGGAGATCTGTCGTCATGGCTGCCTCGATCACTGCCAGAACTCGGGCGTTGCGGGTGCCGGCAGCGGTGAGGGTCTCGCCCTCGGCCTGGGCCATGGCGTGACCAATGCCAACGAGCGCAAGGACGTCCACATGGGCGAtccaatgagcagcagcagcaccaacgaCCTCCTGCGGGACCTGTCCCTGCCCCCGGCCCAGCatggaatgggcatgggcatgggaatgggcatgggcatgggaatgggcatgggcatgggttCGGGTGTGGATCATGACATCTTCTATGAGGACATAATACACGACCAGAAGCAGACGATTGGCGCTGGTCAGGGATCTGTTGGGGACTATGGAGGGACACACGAGAAGAGCGCGAATCTGCAGCCGCGACCCGTgcacgaggagcaggaggaagtGGACCTGTCCGATCTGTTCGGTGACGACGATCTCGCCGATCTGGCCGACATGGAGGGCAGCGATGGTGAGCGCTATTTGGGGTTGAAGAAGAGCGGCAAGTTCCCCCACGGACCGCGGCAGCTGGAGGCGCAGAAGCGCATGGGCGTGCCCATGGCCGGACCCCGTTCCCTGGAGCCCCGCAGCGATGCTGAGGATGTGCCACGGCCCGTCTATCGGCCCCAGGCGGAGCCACTGAAGCAGTCGCGCGAGGATCATGTCGATCTGGATGTGGACGTGGCAGAGGAGCACAAGGAGggcgcctccacctccacatCATCCACCACAGAGGCGCCGGAGAGCCCTGACCAGAgtcgcagtcgtcgtcgtcgtcgccggtCTCTGGTCATCTCCGATCGCAAGGTGCGCAGCGCCGATGTGGGTGTCAGTGGACTCTATGACGTCATCTCGGAGGCGGATCTGGCCTTCTCGCCGGACTCGAAGCAGGAGGCGGTGACCGTGTTCCAGGGCAAGATCAGCGAGGAGGTTGTCTACGGCATCTGCATGCCGGTGCCCGGCTTCAGCATTCTCTTCATTGTTGTCATCTCGGCGACAATTGTGTCGGCCCTGGTCGCCGGCTCGCTGCTCTATCGCTACCAGCTGCAGAAGGAGGCGCTGGAGAAGCAGACGCCCATGCCGGTGCCCGGCACCCTGGCCTCCTGGATGACTCTGCGCCTCTTCCGACTGcgccacatgcagcagcagcaacagcaggagcaggtgcaggtgcagcaggTGCGGCAGCAGAGTCCCGTTGTGGGGCACGAAACGGTTCAGTGA